The Rhipicephalus sanguineus isolate Rsan-2018 chromosome 4, BIME_Rsan_1.4, whole genome shotgun sequence DNA window CGGGGGAGCGAGAGCGCGAGACTTGGGCACTGAccggagtctttttttttttttttgtttaatcacttGCTTGGTCTCCCAAGTTATCCATTTCATTGTACGCGCACAGACATACGAAGATACATAACCGCTTGTATGCATATATCTATACAAAGTCGAGGAGGGGGGCAATTTGTTCGCTCTTTATACATTCCCGGCGCTCGCGTGCGGCAAAGGCTAACttgcgggagaaaaaaaaaaaaaaagtacaacccAAGCGTACAAAACTGAAATCTGCATCGCTGCTGTCGGACTAAAAACGTGAAAAAAGAAGCGTCGCAGAACGACTGAAGTGCGGCACCTAGCTTCGTCGGCCAGTGGTCACTAATTCACTGCTTGCGTGCACAAACGATACGATTTCTGCGTGCACATGCGTTCGCTTCCACAAGGCCCTGTGCATGGAGGCAAATCAGACGAATGAGTTGTCGACTGGTGCAAGAAAAAGGAAGGAAACTAAAGCCGCACTTATGTGTTATCCATGTTTTAACCTCGTAAACTGGTCAGAACTTTTTACTGTCTCGTCTGATCCAACTTGAAAAAACTCTGCTTCCCTACCCAGCCTCCGTCGCACGCGCACGTCTCCTACAGACCGCAGTGAGGGAAGAGTGCCAATGCCTATCTTGCAAAATGGTGCGCCGGTCTCCTTTCTTGACTGCACcggagaaaaacaaacaaacaaaaacaaccgGCTTGTCAGCACTGTCGTCGTCTCTCAAAGTATGGCAGTTGTGGCGCCCGGGAGGCAGACATGACGGGGCAGACCCGACCGCCTCCCTAGCAATGTCCTATagttgtctgtgtgtgtgtggcatgtatttgtatatatatataatatatatatataatgtgtatttatatttatatacGAGCGACGACGCAGACGTGTCTGCAAGTATACATATTTATAATATATGTATAGGTTCTCGTTTTCTCAAAATCCTCGTCCGGAGAAGACTGCCGCTGCGCTTTTGTTTGAAACAGTAGCTCCCTTGGGGGGAGCATGGGTGCTAAACCCTCTTCCCTATGACTTTTGTGTCCCCCCCAACTCACGACATGTATAATAATACTCCTTTGATagcacaacagaaaaaaaattggcagcacaggaaaaaaaaagtaatacaggGCAGAGAATGTTAAATAGTGTCAACAtgaagagcagaaaaaaaaaaagatacaacaaAGGCGCAGCTCTAACACCAGTGACACAAGCGCTGTACACACATCTCGCAGTCCAGTCTCTCTTCCGAGCACCAGTGGCAAACAGCGGGGCAGGCAGGAAGCCACGTGGCATCGTCTGCACTCCGACGTGGCGCGCCCCGTGCCGGACAGGGCCAGCGGGTGGGCAAGATGGCACAGCATATAAAACGGCAGTAGCTTGCACAGTGCCGAGCATTTTGATGGCTACGAATGAAAGGGTTGGCGGTCCAGGTGCAGTGAATGAGCTGGGGCTCGTGCCCAAACACTGTCCCTCCCACCATTGTTACCACAACCGTGTAAGGGAATGCTTCCGCGCCAAATTGTGTCCATCGCCcgaaacttttcttttttgttccccattaactcCCGCCCGATCGCCGGTAATGGCGACACGGCAGAGTGCGAACGTGCCCTAGGTGCCCGAGAAGAGAAGCTTGAGAGGCAGTGCACACACACCTCAACTCGAATGTCCAGCTTTCAGTGCAACAACCAAGACTATCACTGACAGGTATGAggtttaaaaaaaagtaaaacaaagaaGCAGGCCAgcaacgagagagagaaaaagagtcATGAGGCAGTTTCGTACGCACGGATCAGGCGCGTGTGCATTCGGAAAGCCTGCTTGCTTGGCTTGGCACGCCCTGCTGCACTCTCCGTGCATCTCGTGCATGGCGAATGCCCGAGTAAAAGCTGGTCTGGTTCAGGCTGTGCGGGTACATGTGGCACGCCTGCATGCGCCAGAGGCAATGTGCTAGGCCACGAAAACACACGCTCTTGCAGCCCAAGGGGCAGTACGTGCCGGGCTGGCGACAGGCGTGACACTACCATCCCGAGCGCAGAGGACAGCGCACACGCTGACGTCCTCTCCGTGAGAGGAACCAAAACGAAGGCAgttgaaaaaaataaacacagggccagagagggagagagtgagagagacagaaaagacgAAAACAGAGTCGAAGCACGATGTAAAAACTGCACGACAGTTCAGATGCAAACGGCAGCGGTCATCGCACAAGtctgcacacacacgcgcgcgcacgttcACGGCATCACCACACAATTTTTGTCCAGTTGTTTGTCGCCGTGATGGGCGCAGAGAAGTAAAAACTGAAGTTTTCATAgagaggtggtggtggtgctcgGGGGGAAGCCACAGGAGATAGCGGCGTAGGTGGGGTATGGCAGGTAGAAAGCTTGGCCTGGGGCGGTGGGGTATGATGAAAGCTCAGCacaagggtgtgtgtgtgttgtgcgtgttAGGAAAGGGGGTTGTTGTTGTGGAAAAGGCTAGAGTAGGGAGAAAAGGCCGAGGGGGGGAAAAAGGCAACGCGCGACATGCTCAGGTGCTGCGGAGAAGTGATGACCTAGAAAAAGGCAGAAGACAGCACCCCGGCACGCAGGCTTGAAAAAGATccgagagagagaggagagtaCACACAGCTGTTACAGCTAAGCGTAGGCCATCTGCGAGCCTCGCCTCATACACCAGTCATACGGCACTCTGTACAGATGAGCGCACAGAAATCTTTGaggcaggggaaaaaaaaaaagagggcaatACGATGCAGCAAGAGACTGCAAGTAGACGTAAcaaagaacttaaaaaaaaaagacctgccAGTAGAAACTACCCCTGTCACACACACTTTTCGAGAAAGACGACCATCTCTTGCCAGGGGTTGGCTGACAACCTCAATTTACCTGTCCAGTCGAACCATCAAACGCAACATAACAACACAGACCCAAGCCACTTTTTCTCAAGGTGCAGGGCATGTCCAACCGAAGAGGAGGCTCAGCACCCAATCAAACGTTTATACAAAGCTATGTACAATGTGGAAGGAAACAAATGCTTTCTAGAACAATCGCtttggaggcaaaaaaaaaatgtagaggaAGACTCAGCAATGACAAAGCAAAAACAATGCCTTCATATACACATTTCTATCCCCCAGTCTTCCTACCAGACTTTTCACACTGGCAGCTCTTTTGTAACGCAAACCGGCTGCATTTGAACTTCtggcagcaccccccccccccccaagagatGCTCCAATTGGAGGCACTAAACAAGAACAAATTTAAGCTGAGTAATCAATCGTGGACGAAACAATCTAACAAGGAATAGTGCAAAAGCTTGCAACTCGTAGCGAAGTCAAGGTGTGGGGGTTTCGAAGGTGGAAGGCAGAggggagattaaaaaaaaagtatgcagACAACGGGTTCCACACGAAACCCTGCGTTTTTCTCTGTGCTTGAGCACGCACGAGACAGATGCTCACGCACCTGTGACTAGAGAATTGACAAAAACTGGCgtgcccaaagaaaaaaaaaaaaaaaagaaactgaaactCGCACTCTCCTTCCATCCacgtttccaaaaaaaaaaaaaaaaaaacatgcaagaGAACCTCCCCGCGTCAGCAAGCACTACTGTACTCAGTATAAGAAAACAACCGCAGGGGTGTTTGGGAGGCTGATCAGACGTTGCGATTCGCTTAGTCGACTCGGAGTCTAGACGCCCGTACCCCGTGCGGAACACATTCACACTCACTCGCACACAGCAGCATATTTGTTCCATTGACGCTGTTCATTCACGCAATACTCGCAAAACACATACACACTCGTTCGCATGCGCACAATTCAAAAAACGGAAGGGGGAGGAGGCCTCGACCCACTCCCAAATGCCACTCCACAAAGGATGGCTTCGCAAGGaccgagaagagagagagaaatccaAGATGGCCAGAATTCCAAGCAACCACTCCCCACCAGTCGGGGGTGGGAGAAGGAAGAGAAGGCATctctcaactttttttaaaacgAGTCCTGGGGAGGAGAGGGGGAAGCCTTGTAATAGGTAGTGGAAACTGTCCACCGCTCATGTCAAAATGCCGGAGCTAACCAGAAAGAGTCACCCCTCCGGTGTTCCGATGCAAAGGAAGAGGAGAGCAGGGGGGTGGGGGAAGCGAAGAATTttcgaggggaaaaaaaaatgcacggagTGCGGTTGGTTGTACATGGAAAGAAAGAGTGTCTTGGTCCAGTGCAATATGAAGCAGCACACAACTCTTCCCCCCCTTCATTGTATCCTCCTCCCCAATGCGAAGAAAAGCATAATGACAATGGCTGGTACATGAACAAGCCATTACACCTTCTTCCGTTCCCTAACCCACCTGCATTCCCTCAAGTCTCTGCGCGCGTGTTAAGTGGCGGGCTAATGCGGTGGTGTGGAAACTCTCGCGCCGGGTGGTTGCGCAAAGGCGGCAAACTTTGCCCGGGAAATTGGCTTCCAGTTGTTGTCTTCAGGAGGAGAGTGCCGACCGGTTGACAAAGTTTTGTGTGGGCCGACCGAAGAAGAGAGCGGCCGAGGGGGAAAGTGTGCAGCAAAGGGCTGGGcgaagagggagagaaagaaaactaaaaagggGGTAGTCTTACACCTTGTGAAGAGATAGAGAGGTGTGTTTGTGGGTGAAGGAGGAGCAGCATCCGTAGAAACAGAGCCAGGGCAGAATAATCGAGCGgagggggctgggggggggggggaggtgatccagtcttctttctcttcctttcgtcGTCTCCCATCCcttggtgctgctgctgctgtcttcACCCTAGTTCCATATCTTGAGGAAACTGTCCCAGGAGCCAGTGGCCACTGCCATGCCGTCTTCAGTGACACCCAGACAACTCACACGGTTGTCGTGACCAGCCAAGACACCTGTGCACGTTGAGGAGAAGGTGTGTCACAACAGGGACGACCCACCAGCGAAAGTGCAAGGTCAACTTTTTCAACACACACAAAAGACGACACCACTATTGGAACTGTAGCCTCTCTGCGAGAGCTGTTTTAGCATCTAAGCTGTCAACATCCTTCATGACTGCACAGAACTCTTTCAATTCTTCTAAGATGTCGTAACGTCTCAAATTTTCAAGCAAGTTTCTTCCTGTACACCACACATTACCGGTTAAGAGATGATAGGGGGGTGAACAAGGCGTGGGACACGTTTTTTTATGACTAAAAGCGTGCAAGAAacctacagtagactctcattaaacggaacctcaagggaccaagaaaatgtgttccatttaacaggagttccgtttactgagagatgaccagtggtgcagaatacaagtacgaaaccaataaTATCCGAGAtagctgttccatttaagcagcagttccatttaagagatatccgtttactgagagtctactgtatttgcaCACTCGTGTTTCTACACACTTTTCCATTTTTACTTTGGCTAGGAGAAACAAGGCTCTAAGCACCGACATTGAGATGAGCATCCAACAGCAAATACACCAAAGAAAGATTTGGAGTACGCTTTTTGTGAACAGCGAATAACTCAGTGCTTTGCAGGCAGTCTGTTTTCCTTTACAAAAAATGCTCCCGACAGTATGCACAACTGTCTTTAGCAACTGAATGAACATTTCTGGCAACCACCAACCTAAACCTTTAACGAGAGAACACAGCACTGCTACTAGTGGTAGGAGGCAAGCATTCATCCAGCCTTTCTGAaatgcctttttattttttatgttgtcaTGTAAttgcataggttggcaaacttgCTCAGACTGTAATCGAGCTGCGAGTCTcaatgagtaatattttggtgagtttgagtctagTAAgtccagtgagtccggttgagaaaaatattggtgagtttgagttcgagcgagccccaagcgcaaaatatatttcttgagtgaatctgGGTGAGCTGCACCTTTTATTGCAGacatatggtcctatctactcatcttcaacattactatcagccttatatcggctcacatttatactcgtctattcacacatatctcaacacactaGCCTTCATGTGCCACCtccatatttattgatcagaggtgggagttggggggggggggggttccatgACCGccccctgcaaactctttcacaggaagtttttgataaaaatatatcgtgtgagtTGCGTATTTCACAACAAATGCCTTtatggattgaaaccactgataactcatatgtgaaaggtacaagatcaaagggCATACTGTAGAGCACcgttatgcgagatattggcgttaaatagCATTGACACTATGATCAAAAAAGCTTATTTTACGCTAACGAACTCATGAGTCAAGTCACTcacgctcactcagactcaaatcaaGCCATGAGCCtaagtgagtctggctgagtaatatgttggtgagtttgagtccgagtgagcccggttcagaaaaagtttagtgagtctgagtgagtccggttgaggaaaattttggtgagagtctgagtgagcactcagagcaaaatatatttcttgagtgagaatgagtgagctccaatttttttttgccggcCCATGTCTAGTTGTGACAGTGAAGTAGGCAGAACATAAGCCGGTACAGACGAAAACTCTTTgttgggctaacttgtgcccactAAGACATAAACTCAAAGTGCAAGCAATACTCGCTGTaagtgcagtccacttataacgatatcgaGAAAACCTAAAAACATGATCGTTATAACCAGTGATCGTTATATCTAGACTGCAGCCAAAATATCGTCGCCGGACGTACCTTTTGTCGCTCCAGGCTTGAGTTCGCAATTTGCACCAATGAATAAATATTGTAGATAGTAGGATGTCAAAAACAAGACTTTATTTCTTCCTCCGAAGAGCGAATCACGGGTTCGGCACGCCGAAGTAGTCCGAAATCTGCCGTTGCTTCCGCGGAAGCTTGAGCTTCACAACCGCGGTGCGCATAGCTTCCAGCTGCTGCGAAAACTCTGGCGGCTTTTTTTTGGCGTGCATGAAGTCAATCAGCGAGTCGATAGACGTCAGTGCTCCTTGCGTTGTCATCGACGGGGTCGTAGGGGCGCTGTCAACCTCCTCATCACTACTGTCGCTGCCGTCGCACAACGCCGCCGTCTGTCGCGACAACACATCCGCGACGATTGCCTGGTCGGTGAGTTCTTCGCAGGACGAAGCAGCACTGTCTGCCGTCAGGAAGTCCTCAACCGACGCGACACACCCGCTATCTGCGTCACCAGTAGCGACGTGCTCCCAGAGCTCCGTCAGATCTGCAGTTTCCGTGCCAGTCTCGCTGTCACTAGGCGAGGGAGGCTGGTCCTGGCGCACAAAGCCTGCCTTCCTGAAGCAGTTCTGAATGGTGGTCTGCTTCACCTCGTACCACGTGCCGTAAATGAAGCGCACGGCCTTTAGAAGGCTGATCTTCAGATCAGGGGCATCAGAGGGTCCGTCTGGATTGCCCGACGTACCGGGAGCCGAGCGGTCAATCGTCAACACGAGCCACTCGAGCATGCGTCGCCGGTATAACGCCTTAAAGTTAGCAATCACGTCGGTGTCTAGCGGTTGCAAGCCTGCCGTCGTATTCGGCGGCAGGAACATCAATTCAATTGATGTCAGCTTCGGGCTCACGTTGTGTGCGCTGCAGTTATCCAGCagcaacaccaccttccgccCCTGACTTTCGATGACGCTGTCCATCTCGAGCAGCCACTCCTCGAACAAGACACGGGTCATCCAGGCCTTCTTGTTGTTCCTATAGCGGACCGGGACGTGTTGATTCCTGAAGCACACGGGCTTCTTGGATCGCCCGATCACGAAGGGCTTCCATATTCACACAAAGTAACATGGTTACTCTAAGCTTGGAGTGTTTACCGCCGGGACACGGATCGCCTTTCAAAGCATGCGTCTTCGATGGTGTCATTTGAAAGAAAAGGGCAGTCTCATCACAGTTGTAAATGTCTCTGGCTGAGAAGCACTCCATCAATGCGGGCAGGTTTGTCTGGAGCCACTGCTGCTTCGCCTCTGAATCGAGAGAGGCTGCTTCTCCTACCACGTTCTTTTAGACAATCCCGTGCCGCTCCTTGAATCGTTGTATCCAGCCGCTGCCGGGTTCAAAATTCGGccgaccaagcagaaaggccaaGTTTTTCGCCTTTGTGGCAAGTATTGGCCCACTAATCGGCACATTCTGGGCACGGATCGACAAGAACCACTGGTAGAGTGCTTCTTCAACGTCTGCATACAAGGGCTCCCGAACTCTCTTACGCTCGTCGGCATGGCCACTGGTCCCAGCCTTCAAAAGCGCGGTGCTTCCAGCTTTGAGGACGGTCGAGATCGTCGACTGGGCGAGCTCGTATTTTTTTTACGAGGGCGCTCACTTTAAAACTGCGTCGCGAATCCTGCAAAATATTCGACTTTGTATCAAGCGACACAGCCTTTCGCTTCGTCGGCGCCATATTTGTTGATGGTTATCTCTGCTCCGCTCTAGACGTTGCTCGCGCGATCGCTGAGGAAGAGAGACTGACCGACAACGCCGAGTTGCCGACGGCGGGCGCGGCGGGTTTTGGTTTAGGGGGAGAAAGCGAGAAAGTACAGCCAGAGGTACAGCCAGGCCCCGCCTAAGGCCCCGCCCCGATGCCGCCGCACCGCTTGGCTTTTcgctttttttaattttctctcCCCTTTCCCGCTTTCATTCGGCAACCAACAGCGGAGAGCCGCGGAGCGCGGCGCTTtgcttttcattctttttttatcCCTCACAGCCTCTCCGCGGTCGACGCGCGTTGAGGCGCAAAACGTGACACAGCTGGCGCGATCTAGCAGCGCGCCACGGGACGCGCTGCCGGCGCTGTGCTGCAATGGCGGTAGATAcgtatacccttgttacacagacagcctaaaccgcggttatgcgtaaccgcggttcgcttatgttaatacccttgttacacagacagcctggacctcggttagtgtaaccgcggttacgagtaaccgcggttcgcttatgttacacggtatgcgaaaccgcgttTGTatcaaaccgagcttggcgacctcggtttgccAGTTAACCGAGGAAATGGccgcctccatggaggacgtgtgcacaccggcgagcgttcgtgaaaaacgaaatGGTCTgcaccagagccgtatattcctggCCTGCACGAACCgcggaaagcctgattaggctttgggaaaacaatttgcgtcatctacggagcacctcaaggaatgcgaaagtggacgcggcaataacagccgagttgaacgccggactgccgccagacgcggagccattcacgccaaagcaagtccgctttagcCGAGGAcacttgtgcgccgtgtaacatccgcgaaccgtggttggcgctaaccgtggttcaacgcggttaaccgtggttgctcgtgactgcggttaacttgcctgtgtaacaagggtagtACTCGCCTACGCCGTCTCGGCATAGTTCATTTCAGAGGAACTTATCAATGTAAATGTTACGATTATTCTGGATGAAATATGCCGCCCACGGCAAACTTTTCATTGTTGTATCCGATATGCGGTGGAGAACATATCGTTATATATGGTTTTTTTCCCCATAGCCCCAATGCACAAAATGAAACTGTTAAGTCGAcccattgttataaccgatatatcgttatatgtggtatcgttataagtggactgcactgtacaATAACAGCTGTGAGCACAGACAGACTAATCTGATCGTCAGCGGAACTTATCTTTCATACATCAGTGATTGAACCTTCCAACGCTGTTGCTGGTGCTCGCAAAAGCCCCATAATAAACTTGACTACTCGTGTGCTGCGTGTAATCATAACAAAACAaactgaaacaatcgcgaag harbors:
- the LOC125758026 gene encoding tigger transposable element-derived protein 6-like: MTRVLFEEWLLEMDSVIESQGRKVVLLLDNCSAHNVSPKLTSIELMFLPPNTTAGLQPLDTDVIANFKALYRRRMLEWLVLTIDRSAPGTSGNPDGPSDAPDLKISLLKAVRFIYGTWYEVKQTTIQNCFRKAGFVRQDQPPSPSDSETGTETADLTELWEHVATGDADSGCVASVEDFLTADSAASSCEELTDQAIVADVLSRQTAALCDGSDSSDEEVDSAPTTPSMTTQGALTSIDSLIDFMHAKKKPPEFSQQLEAMRTAVVKLKLPRKQRQISDYFGVPNP